A single window of Drosophila suzukii chromosome 3, CBGP_Dsuzu_IsoJpt1.0, whole genome shotgun sequence DNA harbors:
- the LOC108013520 gene encoding heterogeneous nuclear ribonucleoprotein A2 homolog 1 has product MVDPNRKINRLVERDVNFLESCELEFAGRFTDEDPEFMAHCSKPLPEPPIVENWMGGGGGGFQGGGGGGGGGHGHGHHHNNRYNGNRRGGGDRGWQRRGGAGYHNNQDRGFRDNRRNNRYDPRDRRDRDRYDGGSGSGGYKRSHDHSQRNDPPSNEPPMKVRRDYGNFVPASKD; this is encoded by the exons ATGGTCGATCCGAACCGAAAGATAAACCGCCTGGTGGAGAGGGACGTCAACTTCCTGGAATCCTGTGAGCTGGAGTTTGCGGGTCGCTTCACAGACGAGGATCCGGAGTTTATGGCCCACTGCAGCAAACCACTGCCGGAACCGCCAATTGTGGAGAACTGGAtgggtggaggaggaggaggtttCCAGGGTGGCggaggtggaggaggaggtggacatggacatggacaccaccacaacaatCGCTACAACGGAAATCGCAGAGGCGGTGGCGACAGGGGCTGGCAGCGGCGGGGAGGAGCTGGATACCACAACAACCAGGACAGAGGTTTCAGGG ACAACCGGCGAAACAACAGATACGATCCCAGAGATCGCCGGGATCGGGATCGCTATGACGGAGGATCCGGATCTGGTGGCTACAAGCGCTCCCATGACCATAGCCAACGCAATGACCCCCCCAGCAACGAGCCACCCATGAAGGTCAGACGTGACTATGGAAACTTTGTGCCTGCTTCTAAGGATTAG
- the ecd gene encoding protein ecdysoneless has translation MTKIPGSNLEFVREEDFVEYYIFPKIPDNLQDEGILRKLMLQVRNEISAIVKEKSMERSYLWHKDEFQLQIRMGGAEERLLNEETNPEEEAELGDLPPHFHGVTHYGDNISDEWFIVYLLTEITRARGDCIARVSDSDGEFLLIEAADALPDWASPETCEQRVYLVGGCLQLLQNSAASSQDKPLTMATAVQRIRMNPTLYRCSREIQSCIDSRLKEYQIAQPHFSIHRQVLELPRSAAQLLKQQPRLLSSAVRAFCERDSLDVKALRTMRYFPPEAARLRTNVRFTRCLYAMLSHQQYLPEKRLGWNLTDPVAHPERYKEQLLGVKLASGLEILATQAKRLEGQQLEDMPAWRSYLRSLQGKGYFRNNIEGSAEYQELLNKAKDYFRGNQARFRTAPRAGAEILDLLLHPTEAASEELRDEENNLQPSDSDDWLNISAEDLDSMLQDRYGPKKLYKPNGQMNAEEFTKQLAEFLDRQSNYEGIEHRGLEEPELDSDDDEPPPQAKTSTGLGAKVKKNPSMRKACQRNSLIQQEEPDSTHVRNFLDFVIPEDNWDSTSEMSDYADEDDMENNLNALSGGGSVFPLDRQIQSYMEQMDRELAQTSVGKSFHGKQKKAPPQADEDDFDDIEDFEPININVNTLRNMMDSYQSQVGGAGPVSNLFSAMGVGMSAGEDQEPKDISESAV, from the exons ATGACCAAGATTCCAGGCAGCAATCTGGAGTTCGTCCGCGAGGAGGACTTCGTGGAGTACTACATATTCCCCAAGATCCCGGACAACCTGCAAGATGAGGGCATTCTGCGCAAACTGATGCTCCAGGTCCGCAATGAGATCTCTGCCATTGTGAAGGAAAAGTCCATGGAGCGCAGCTATTTGTGGCACAAGGACGAGTTCCAGCTGCAGATCCGGATGGGAGGTGCCGAGGAGCGGCTGCTGAACGAGGAGACTAACCCGGAAGAGGAGGCGGAACTGG GTGACCTCCCGCCCCATTTCCACGGCGTAACCCACTACGGCGACAACATCAGCGACGAGTGGTTCATCGTGTATCTACTCACCGAGATCACACGTGCTCGCGGGGATTGCATTGCCCGGGTCAGCGATTCGGATGGCGAGTTTCTGCTCATCGAGGCGGCGGATGCCCTGCCCGACTGGGCCTCGCCGGAGACCTGCGAGCAGCGTGTCTACCTGGTCGGCGGCTGCCTGCAACTGCTCCAGAACTCGGCCGCCAGCAGCCAGGACAAGCCGTTGACCATGGCCACTGCTGTACAACGTATACGAATGAATCCCACCCTGTATCGCTGCTCGCGGGAGATCCAGTCCTGCATTGATTCCAGACTCAAGGAGTACCAGATCGCCCAGCCGCACTTCTCCATCCACCGGCAGGTGCTGGAACTCCCGCGCAGTGCTGCACAGCTTCTGAAGCAGCAGCCCAGACTCCTCTCCTCGGCGGTGCGGGCTTTCTGCGAACGGGACTCCCTGGACGTCAAGGCACTGCGCACCATGCGCTATTTCCCACCGGAGGCCGCACGCCTGCGCACCAATGTGCGCTTCACCCGCTGTCTGTACGCCATGTTGTCGCACCAGCAGTATCTCCCTGAAAAGCGTCTCGGTTGGAATCTCACAGATCCCGTGGCCCATCCGGAGCGTTACAAAGAACAACTGCTGGGCGTGAAGCTGGCCAGCGGACTGGAGATCTTGGCCACCCAGGCCAAGCGGTTGGAGGGCCAACAGCTGGAGGACATGCCTGCTTGGCGTTCGTATCTGCGCAGCCTGCAGGGCAAGGGATACTTCCGCAACAACATCGAGGGCAGTGCCGAGTACCAGGAGCTGCTAAACAAGGCCAAGGATTACTTCCGCGGCAACCAGGCGCGTTTTCGTACAGCTCCGCGGGCGGGAGCAGAGATCCTGGACCTGTTACTCCATCCAACGGAGGCCGCTTCCGAGGAACTTCGCGATGAAGAGAACAACCTTCAACCCAGCGACTCGGATGATTGGCTAAACATCAGCGCCGAGGACTTGGACTCCATGCTGCAGGATCGCTACGGACCCAAAAAGCTCTACAAGCCGAATGGCCAAATGAATGCCGAGGAGTTCACCAAGCAGTTGGCCGAGTTCCTCGATCGACAGTCCAACTACGAGGGTATCGAACACCGCGGTCTCGAGGAGCCGGAGCTGGATTCCGACGATGACGAGCCGCCGCCGCAGGCCAAGACTTCCACGGGCTTGGGGGCAAAGGTGAAGAAGAATCCCTCCATGCGGAAGGCCTGCCAGCGCAACTCGCTCATCCAGCAGGAGGAGCCGGACAGCACACATGTGCGGAACTTCTTGGACTTTGTCATTCCCGAGGACAACTGGGATTCCACATCGGAGATGAGCGACTATGCGGATGAGGACGACATGGAAAATAATCTGAATGCCCTCTCTGGTGGCGGCAGTGTTTTCCCCCTTGACCGACAGATCCAATCGTACATGGAGCAAATGGACAGGGAGCTGGCTCAGACCAGCGTGGGCAAGTCCTTCCACGGCAAGCAGAAGAAAGCTCCTCCCCAGGCGGATGAGGACGATTTCGACGACATTGAGGACTTTGAGCCCATCAATATCAATGTGAACACGCTGCGCAACATGATGGACAGCTATCAGTCGCAGGTGGGCGGCGCCGGGCCCGTCTCCAATCTGTTTAGCGCCATGGGCGTGGGCATGTCCGCTGGCGAGGATCAGGAGCCCAAGGATATCTCCGAGTCGGCCGTGTAA
- the LOC108012728 gene encoding uncharacterized protein: protein MFLNKLLVSLLLLNLVALLMGATVTTRRIQPRETNSCEGRQSPGPICESCELLATCVRHSNGWVNIPVESCDVANGYYCNARLGSCTNETGPCHPFGIEGNFQCTSQGIFPDPYDCQKYHMCYFVGATLVAAAVDCGNDRAFDARTGQCTLTLSDTVCLQRQYYCPNAGHVAPWPTNPNIFYVCKSTVNQNLNDTIVIYPSLHRCNDGETFVDYVCRSGSNVLPPNTDDPSVIIEDPNDDDFSVLPNTCQHVGLIADGNDCRKYYYCSALNGTLRHMDCPAGTYFRPELSSCVLGTC, encoded by the exons ATGTTcttaaataaactattagtgAGCTTG CTACTGCTCAACCTGGTGGCTCTTTTAATGGGAGCCACTGTGACCACCCGACGCATTCAGCCGCGGGAGACGAACTCCTGCGAGGGCCGCCAGAGTCCTGGACCCATCTGCGAATCCTGCGAGCTACTGGCTACCTGTGTGCGTCACTCGAATGGATGGGTGAACATCCCGGTGGAGTCCTGCGACGTGGCCAATGGGTACTACTGCAATGCCCGACTGGGGAGCTGCACCAACGAAACAGGACCCTGTCATCCATTCGGGATTGAGGGCAACTTCCAGTGCACCTCGCAGGGCATCTTCCCCGATCCCTACGACTGCCAGAAGTACCACATGTGCTACTTTGTGGGCGCCACTCTGGTGGCCGCTGCTGTGGATTGCGGGAATGACAGGGCCTTCGACGCGAGGACGGGTCAGTGCACCCTGACCCTGAGTGACACCGTCTGCCTGCAGCGACAGTACTACTGCCCCAACGCCGGCCACGTGGCCCCCTGGCCCACTAACCCCAATATCTTCTACGTGTGCAAGTCGACGGTTAACCAGAACTTGAACGACACCATTGTCATTTACCCCTCACTGCACCGGTGCAACGATGGAGAGACCTTCGTGGACTACGTCTGCCGCAGCGGATCGAATGTCCTTCCACCGAACACGGATGATCCCTCGGTGATCATCGAGGATCCCAATGACGATGACTTCTCCGTGCTGCCCAACACCTGCCAGCACGTGGGCTTGATAGCCGACGGAAACGATTGCCGGAAGTACTACTACTGCTCGGCCCTGAATGGAACCCTGCGGCACATGGACTGTCCCGCGGGCACCTACTTCCGCCCCGAGTTGTCCTCCTGCGTCCTGGGGACTTGCTAA
- the LOC108012693 gene encoding uncharacterized protein encodes MRSSLPVFLLLSVLVVGSAKADDNPCQDVRLSGFVCLNCTTLGYCLRDTTGNWETISMLGCESNHNFFCSDEGTFGCTWQAQCRVPKRGPFNCQQAGVFPDPYDCRKYHECSDQSVDTPRLCSDGSGYSTLEESCAVPRESAQCTEQQYTCDRSGQVGAWPADNRYFYVCANYTPNSLYPLMMKCREGFVFNSYSCVPDSRSMGKELQVRETKKCVDNTRYECPFRTSEIEYCKCVAGELELITCPSGFHFDARILTCVSERVHQCRDFEVLSCPNTTSSDEYCLCIKNQLQIYNCPVGHYYNSEISKCQDVLNGRVN; translated from the coding sequence ATGAGGTCTTCGCTCCCAGTTTTTCTACTCCTAAGTGTCCTGGTGGTTGGATCAGCTAAGGCTGATGATAACCCCTGCCAGGATGTGCGTCTGTCCGGCTTCGTTTGTCTGAACTGCACCACTTTGGGGTATTGTCTTCGAGATACCACCGGGAACTGGGAAACCATATCGATGCTGGGCTGCGAGTCGAACCACAATTTCTTCTGCAGCGACGAGGGAACCTTCGGATGCACCTGGCAAGCCCAGTGCCGGGTGCCTAAGAGAGGTCCTTTCAACTGCCAGCAGGCGGGAGTTTTTCCCGATCCCTACGACTGCAGGAAGTATCACGAGTGCAGCGATCAGAGTGTGGACACCCCTCGTCTGTGTTCGGATGGATCTGGTTACTCCACTCTCGAAGAATCCTGTGCCGTTCCCCGGGAGAGTGCACAATGCACCGAGCAGCAGTATACCTGCGATCGATCTGGACAAGTGGGTGCCTGGCCGGCGGACAATCGGTACTTCTATGTCTGCGCAAATTATACCCCCAATTCCCTATATCCTCTGATGATGAAGTGCCGCGAGGGTTTCGTTTTCAACAGTTACAGTTGTGTTCCTGACTCTCGGTCTATGGGTAAGGAACTACAAGTCAgggagaccaagaaatgtgTAGATAACACCCGATACGAATGTCCCTTCCGAACTTCCGAGATTGAGTACTGCAAATGCGTTGCTGGAGAACTAGAGCTCATTACCTGCCCATCTGGTTTCCACTTCGATGCCAGGATCTTGACCTGCGTGAGTGAAAGAGTCCATCAGTGCAGGGACTTTGAGGTTCTCAGCTGTCCCAATACCACCTCTAGTGATGAGTACTGCCTGTGCATCAAGAACCAATTGCAGATCTATAACTGTCCAGTGGGGCACTATTATAATTCTGAGATATCAAAGTGTCAAGATGTTTTGAATGGAAGAGTCAATTAA
- the yellow-g gene encoding major royal jelly protein 1, translated as MSQLSLLLVIVFASVVLGGYSSSTDEAGSTDASNSIGGTKCDKNPLGELTFQLSGSSLHWPCESTKNIYVQSGRYVPRNVIVTRAQLQRDSAFVALPRYKQGVPFTLGKVNLKKGECLTKIAPYPCWAIQEEGNCQALQSVVDIAVDQNGLLWALDVGIVNTLEQPIRRCSPKIVAINTANNKVVKSIDLSDLVTSESRLQFIVVDYSKDNKPFVYVADAGARSILVYDITGNKSYRIVLPKATAPTSDVLYVALTSKPDGTSTLFFSYLSSSRLYSIKGEYLRVGQGAGSIIDVGPKPYGKQAVLLGADGGTSLFFRYKGENDIYLWDSETCFKAANLQEVQRGGDCRLSTQVLPGHKRFMWALESNFHDFISDRTGCNGASIVLHPVVRECDD; from the exons ATGTCGCAGCTGTCATTGCTGCTTGTTATAGTTTTTGCCTCTGTGGTCCTGGGAGGATACAGTTCCTCCACCGATGAGGCCGGATCCACAGATGCCTCCAATTCCATTGGGGGAACCAAGTGCGACAAGAACCCACTGGGTGAACTGACTTTCCAGCTGAGTGGTAGTAGTCTCCACTGGCCCTGTGAGTCCACCAAGAACATCTACGTCCAATCCGGGAGGTATGTGCCCCGGAATGTGATTGTGACCCGGGCCCAGCTGCAGCGGGATTCGGCCTTTGTGGCCCTGCCCAGGTACAAACAGGGCGTGCCCTTCACCCTCGGCAAGGTCAACCTGAAGAAGGGCGAGTGCCTCACCAAGATCGCCCCCTATCCATGCTGGGCCATCCAGGAGGAGGGCAACTGCCAGGCCCTCCAGTCAGTCGTGGACATAGCTGTCGATCAGAAT GGACTTTTATGGGCTTTGGACGTCGGCATTGTTAACACTTTGGAGCAG cCCATCCGGAGGTGCAGCCCCAAGATCGTGGCCATAAACACCGCCAACAACAAGGTGGTCAAGAGCATCGACCTGAGTGACCTGGTCACCTCCGAGAGCCGCCTGCAGTTCATCGTGGTCGACTACTCCAAGGACAACAAGCCCTTCGT CTATGTGGCTGATGCCGGGGCACGCAGCATCCTGGTGTACGACATCACCGGCAACAAGTCCTACCGCATTGTCCTGCCCAAGGCCACCGCCCCCACCAGCGATGTGCTCTACGTGGCGCTCACCTCCAAGCCGGATGGCACCTCCACCCTGTTCTTCAGCTACTTGAGTTCCTCGCGACTGTACTCCATTAAGGGAGAGTACTTGAGGGTGGGCCAGGGAGCGGGCTCCATCATCGATGTGGGTCCCAAGCCCTACGGTAAACAGGCAGTTCTCCTGGGCGCCGACGGGGGCACCTCCCTGTTCTTCCGCTACAAGGGCGAGAACGACATTTACCTGTGGGACTCGGAGACCTGCTTCAAGGCTGCCAACCTGCAGGAGGTTCAGCGGGGTGGCGACTGCCGCCTCTCCACCCAAGTCCTTCCGGGTCACAAGCGCTTCATGTGGGCCCTGGAGAGCAACTTCCACGACTTCATCTCGGATAGAACCGGCTGCAACGGAGCCTCCATCGTCCTGCATCCCGTGGTGAGGGAGTGCGACGATTGA
- the yellow-g2 gene encoding protein yellow, producing the protein MRLHLALILGFLLAGLELAHSQGTKYGLWTPDRAHSDTQPIQWTGGQFEFPCASTKSLFKSSGKFIPKNVIATRAQLIGDTIYLALPRYRKGVPATLVKTNVKPGTCSTTFKPYPCWDLQEEGNCKALQSVVDLVVDQNEVLWVLDTGIVNTLETPVRKCPPKVVAMSVKTGKVLKTVSLEGLTSSSSRLQYLVVDYAPDGGCFVYVSDAANRAIIVYNLQADRGFRVVLPKAVTAGCRSRDVLYIALIRRDCGSTELYFTYLSTSKLFSLKSEYLRSGVADGRILDLGKKPSRMVIIGTDNGSAIFFRNEGDAEVYRWDTNSTFAEANFKPVYRSQTCQLVTHAVPDYKRNTMRVLQSNFPDYMQNRVGCGAIQQLGLMQGCW; encoded by the exons ATGAGACTGCATTTGGCCCTAATCCTGGGATTTCTGCTGGCTGGCCTGGAGTTGGCCCACTCACAGGGCACTAAATATGGACTATGGACTCCGGATCGGGCCCACTCGGATACCCAGCCTATTCAGTGGACGGGGGGTCAATTTGAGTTTCCCTGCGCCAGCACCAAGTCGCTATTCAAGAGTTCCGGAAAGTTTATACCCAAGAATGTGATTGCCACACGGGCCCAGCTCATCGGGGATACCATCTATTTGGCCCTGCCCCGTTATAGGAAGGGAGTTCCAGCCACTCTAGTGAAGACAAATGTGAAACCGGGCACCTGCTCTACGACCTTTAAGCCCTATCCCTGCTGGGATCTCCAGGAGGAGGGCAACTGCAAGGCCCTGCAATCGGTGGTGGATCTGGTGGTGGACCAAAACGAGGTGCTCTGGGTTTTGGACACTGGTATTGTTAACACTCTGGAGACCCCGGTGCGCAAGTGTCCCCCTAAAGTGGTGGCCATGTCGGTGAAAACGGGCAAGGTGCTGAAGACCGTCTCCCTGGAGGGCTTAACCTCCAGCAGTTCCCGTCTCCAATATCTGGTGGTGGACTATGCCCCCGATGGCGGTTGCTTTGTCTATGTCAGTGATGCCGCCAATCGGGCCATTATCGTCTATAACCTCCAGGCGGATCGGGGATTCAGGGTGGTGCTGCCCAAGGCAGTTACCGCAGGATGTCGGTCCAGGGATGTCCTCTACATAGCCCTCATCCGCCGGGACTGCGGAAGCACGGAGCTCTACTTCACCTACCTGAGCACCAGCAAGCTGTTCTCCCTGAAATCCGAGTATCTGCGGAGTGGAGTGGCCGATGGACGCATTTTGG atctCGGCAAGAAGCCCAGTCGCATGGTCATCATTGGCACGGACAACGGCTCGGCGATTTTCTTCCGGAACGAGGGCGACGCAGAGGTCTACCGCTGGGACACAAACTCCACGTTTGCGGAGGCGAACTTTAAGCCAGTTTACCGCAGCCAGACCTGCCAGCTGGTGACCCATGCGGTCCCCGATTACAAGCGGAATACGATGCGGGTCCTGCAGAGCAATTTCCCAGATTACATGCAGAATCGCGTTGGCTGCGGGGCCATCCAGCAGTTGGGTCTGATGCAGGGCTGTTGGTAA